In Microbacterium terrisoli, the genomic stretch TGGTCAAGGTGGTGGGTCGGGGATCGTCTCAACTCTAGCGAAGCGGGTCTGGCAGGCCCGCGCTGCGCGACGAGGAGTTGAGGTGGCCACGATATGACGAGCACGAAAGAATCGCCAATCCTTCTTGTTCTCTCTTCTGTAATCGCTGTCTTTCCTGCGCCTGGACGGTTATCGTGACGGCATGGTGAGTCTCACGGTTGATCCGAACGTCCCTGCCGACCATTCGACGCCGTTGCACCCCGACCGCAATATGGCGCTCGAACTGGTGCGGGCGACCGAGGCGGCCGCGATCCGCGCCGTGCCGTTCATCGGCCGCGGACGCAAAGAGGCAGCCGACGGTGCGGCCGTGGACGCGATGCGGGCGTTCCTGACCACCGTCAGCTTCGACGGGACGATCGTGATCGGCGAGGGCGAGAAGGACAACGCCCCAATGCTGTTCAACGGCGAGCACGTCGGCAACGGCACCGGCCCGCGATGTGACGTCGCCGTCGACCCGATCGACGGCACCTCGCTGACGGCGGCCGGACGCAACAACGCGCTCTCGGTGATCGCGGTGTCGGATTCGGGCACGATGCTCGACGCGTCGAGCGTGTTCTACATGGACAAGCTCGTCACGGGGCCCGCTGGTGTCGGTGTCGTCGACATCCGCCTGCCGATCGGTGAGAACATCCGTCGCCTGGCTGCGGCGCTGGGCAAGCCGGTCGATGAGATGGTCATCTCGGTGCTGCACCGGCCTCGGCACGACGAGCTGATCGAGCAGATCCGCGAGGCCGGAGCCGGCACGCGGCTGATGAGCGACGGCGACGTCGCGGGCGGCATCAACGCCGCACGTCACAATGCCCGCACCGACATGTGCGTGGGCATCGGCGGCAGCCCCGAGGGGATCGTCACCGCGTGTGCCATCAAGGCGCTCGGCGGTCACATCCAGGGGCGGCTGTGGCCGCGCAACGACGACGAGAAGCAACGCGGCATCGATGCGGGGCTCGCGCTCGACGGTCACGTCTACGAGGCTGACGACCTCGTGCAGGGGAGCAACACACTGTTCGTGGCGACCGGGGTGACCAACGGCGAGCTGGTCGCCGGCGTGCGTCGCGAGGGCGGCCACGTCTACACCGAGAGCGTCGTGCTGCGGGGCGCCTCCGGCACGCTGCGCCGCATCTCGTCAGAGCACCTGACGTCGAAGTGGCTGTGACCTCGCGACAGAGGTGACGCGCAGGCACAGGTTGCTGTGAATGCGCGGGATCACGACCGGGGCATGACAGAATCGAGCCGGTGCGTCGCGATCGTCGCACTGGTCAAGGAGGCGGACATGGCGTCGGACACCGGGGCATCTTCGCCGCGCACCGGAGCGCACGCGGTTGTGGCCGACGCGCTGTCGCGCACGGGCTCCCATCCGAAGATCGACACGGATCCGGCTCGGCGTCCTGACGTGCTGTTCCGGGTACGCCACAAAGAGGGCGAACAGATCAGCGCCTGGTGGATGATCGGCGCATTCGTGGCGGTCTCGGGCGCCGCCATCGCGTTGCTCAGTCTGATTCCCGGCGGTCAGTGACCGACACCCCTGCCTGATCGGCCGGTGTGGGTTCGTCGATCCGTGTGCGCAGCAGGCCCAGGTCGGCCGTCATCGTGGGAGCGTCTTCGGTGACGGCATCGTCGGTCCGGCCATCCGAGGCGGGGTCATCGATGCCCTCGAGCAGCTCGGATGCGGTCAGACGGCGAGTGGATGCTTCGATCGCCGCCGACTCCGGCAGTGCGTCGAGCTTGGTCTGATCGATCCCGGGGAACCGACGGGCACTGACCAGGACCCGCGACTCGAGTGAACCTGCGAACCGGTTGTAGCTGTCCACGGTCCGTTCGATCGCGCGGCGCAGGTCGTCGGCGTGCGACGCCAGTGACGTCAGCCGTCCATACAGCTCGTTGCCGAGCTCGAACAGCCGTCGCGCTTCCTGCGAGACATCCTGCTGCGTCCACGTGTAGGCGATCGTCTTCAGAACGGCCCAGAGGTTCACGGGCGACGCCAGGGCGACCCTCTTGCTGAACGCGTAGTCCAGCAGCGCGGCATCCCCTTCCAAAGCCGCCGACAGCAGCGATTCGCTGGGCAGAAAGCAGATCACGAACTCGGGGCTCGAGGAAAGTCCCGCCCAGTAGGTCTTCTTCGCAAGGGCGTCGACATGGGCACGCACGGCCTTCACATGCTTGTCGAGCAGCCGTTGTCGTCGCTCACCGTCGGCGCCGGTGGCTGCCACCGGGGTCGCCGTCGCCTCGAGGTAGGCATCCAGCGGAACCTTGGCGTCGACCGCGAGCGACTTTCCGCCGGGGAGGCGAATCACCATGTCGGGCCGGCCTGCCCCCGCATCGGTGCGGATCGACGCTTGCAGATCGAAGTCGACGTGCCGCGTCAGGCCGGCGGCTTCGACCACCCGCCGCAGCTGCGTCTCACCCCAGACTCCCCGGGTGCTGCCCGAGCGCAGGGCGCCGGCCAGCGACTCGGTGGTCGCGCGCAGAGCCTCGCCGGCCTCGTGCGAGCGTCGCAGCTGCTCTGCCAATGAGCCGTACTGCTCGTGGCGGTCGTGCTCGAGCGTGTCGACCTTGCGCTGCATGGTCTGCAGAGTCTCTTGCACCGGGGCGAGGGCGCGCAGCACCGCCTGCTCGCGCTGTTCACGCTGGGCGCGCGCGTTCTCGTCGTAACGCACGCGATCGATCGCCTCGTCGTACCGTCGCTCCTGCTGGTCGAGCTGGTCGCGCAGGGCCGCCGCCACCGTCTCGGCGGTGGCCGTGCGTGTCGCAAGCTCGGTCGTCGAGCGCGCGGCTCGTGCGGTGCGCACCGCCCAGCCGGCGGCGAAGCCGATGACGAGCATGATCACGGCGACCAGTGTGAGAGATGCGGCATCCATGTCTCTCAGCATGCCGGTGGCCTCCGACATGGAGATGCGGCGTTCACTCCCTATGATGTCGAAGTGACGCTCACGGTCTGGTCCTCGCTGCTGGCCGCCTGCGTCGTGATCAGCCTCACCCCCGGTGCCGGGGCCATCAACACGATGTCCAATGCCCTGAACGAGGGGTGGCGTCGCTCGATCTGGGGTGTGCTGGGGCAGCAGTCGGCGCTCGTGGTGCACGTCGTGATCGTCGCGGCCGGCGTCGGGCTGCTCGTGGCCAGTTCACCCGTGCTGTTCGAGACGATCAGGTATCTCGGTGCCGCCTATCTCGTGTTCCTCGGGGTGCGGATGATCGTGCTGCGCCCCGCCGTGACCGAGGACCTCGATGCCGGCACGCCCCAGCGCGAGAGCGCCTGGTCGATGGTGCGGCGCGGATTCTGGGTCAATCTGCTCAACCCCAAGGCGATCGTGTTCTTCCTCGCGTTCGTGCCGCAGTTCATCCGGCTGGACCGGCCCCCGCTGGAGCAGTATCTGATCCTGATCGCGACCGTGGTGATCGTGGACGTGCTCGTGATGTGGTTCTTCTTCGCCGCAGCGGCCAAGCCATTCCGGCGCGTGGTGCGCACCTCGCGCGGGCAGAAGACGATGAACATCGTGTTCGGCTCGCTTTTCATCGCCGTCGCAGGGCTTCTCCTGCTCGTGCACTGAGTCGGCTCGTGCCGGTGCGTCGGCTCGTGCCGGTGCGTCAGGCGACCGCGAACACCGGCTCCTGGACCGGCACGGCGGGGTCGATCGTCTTCACTCGCAGCGCGTGCGTCCGGGCCAGGGCGTCGATGTCATCGGCCCGGCAGCGCGTGGCGGCGTCGATCACGATGTGCGCGCAGGCCAGGGCGTCGGCTGCGGCGTCGTGGTGCGCGAAGTCGGTGAAACCGGCCGCGGCCGCCGCCGAGGGCAGTCGATAGGACGGCAGGTCATATGCCTTGCGGGCAAGCTGCAGACTGCAGAAATAGCGGTACGGCGGGCACACGTCGCCGGTCGCCTCGCACGCGCGGCGCAGCACCGCCATGTCGAAGCCGGCATTGTGCGCAACGAGCACATCGGCGCCCGCGAAGGCCGCGAAGTCGTCGAGCTGGTCGC encodes the following:
- a CDS encoding UDP-N-acetylmuramyl pentapeptide phosphotransferase; protein product: MASDTGASSPRTGAHAVVADALSRTGSHPKIDTDPARRPDVLFRVRHKEGEQISAWWMIGAFVAVSGAAIALLSLIPGGQ
- a CDS encoding exonuclease domain-containing protein, with protein sequence MPLDFTAIDFETANSSSASACAVGLARVRGGQVVATAGWLIRPPAGHDRFFELNVQIHGIHPEDVLDAPTWSDQLDDFAAFAGADVLVAHNAGFDMAVLRRACEATGDVCPPYRYFCSLQLARKAYDLPSYRLPSAAAAAGFTDFAHHDAAADALACAHIVIDAATRCRADDIDALARTHALRVKTIDPAVPVQEPVFAVA
- the glpX gene encoding class II fructose-bisphosphatase — its product is MVSLTVDPNVPADHSTPLHPDRNMALELVRATEAAAIRAVPFIGRGRKEAADGAAVDAMRAFLTTVSFDGTIVIGEGEKDNAPMLFNGEHVGNGTGPRCDVAVDPIDGTSLTAAGRNNALSVIAVSDSGTMLDASSVFYMDKLVTGPAGVGVVDIRLPIGENIRRLAAALGKPVDEMVISVLHRPRHDELIEQIREAGAGTRLMSDGDVAGGINAARHNARTDMCVGIGGSPEGIVTACAIKALGGHIQGRLWPRNDDEKQRGIDAGLALDGHVYEADDLVQGSNTLFVATGVTNGELVAGVRREGGHVYTESVVLRGASGTLRRISSEHLTSKWL
- a CDS encoding LysE family transporter, whose amino-acid sequence is MTLTVWSSLLAACVVISLTPGAGAINTMSNALNEGWRRSIWGVLGQQSALVVHVVIVAAGVGLLVASSPVLFETIRYLGAAYLVFLGVRMIVLRPAVTEDLDAGTPQRESAWSMVRRGFWVNLLNPKAIVFFLAFVPQFIRLDRPPLEQYLILIATVVIVDVLVMWFFFAAAAKPFRRVVRTSRGQKTMNIVFGSLFIAVAGLLLLVH
- the rmuC gene encoding DNA recombination protein RmuC, with product MDAASLTLVAVIMLVIGFAAGWAVRTARAARSTTELATRTATAETVAAALRDQLDQQERRYDEAIDRVRYDENARAQREQREQAVLRALAPVQETLQTMQRKVDTLEHDRHEQYGSLAEQLRRSHEAGEALRATTESLAGALRSGSTRGVWGETQLRRVVEAAGLTRHVDFDLQASIRTDAGAGRPDMVIRLPGGKSLAVDAKVPLDAYLEATATPVAATGADGERRQRLLDKHVKAVRAHVDALAKKTYWAGLSSSPEFVICFLPSESLLSAALEGDAALLDYAFSKRVALASPVNLWAVLKTIAYTWTQQDVSQEARRLFELGNELYGRLTSLASHADDLRRAIERTVDSYNRFAGSLESRVLVSARRFPGIDQTKLDALPESAAIEASTRRLTASELLEGIDDPASDGRTDDAVTEDAPTMTADLGLLRTRIDEPTPADQAGVSVTDRRESD